AAATTTTGTTCCAATTTGTTTTAAATTCCCTTACCACTGATTTTTTGATCACTTTTACAGCAGTAAAGATAAACCTGTTTTTTGATTGTTTTATCTTATAAGGAAAAGATCCCGGCAAATTTTCATCATAATTAGTGTTAAATAATGATGAATAGTTGATTTATTAAGGTTTTTGTTATTATATAAATTCCAATAAACATTACACATATTTTGTTTACATGATTACTCCCTGATGCTCATGATGGCTTACGCTAAGTTCATAATATGAGAGACTTAAATATATTCAATAACCAATAATCAATAACCAATTATATAGATGGATATCGTTTTGGCATAACAAATTTTATTCGATAAACGGCAGAATGCACGTTATGATGATTGGATGAATTTTAAACATACAGGTTGGTCAATGTTGTTTATTTCATTTCCTGTATCGGTCAGAAGTCCGGTTTGTGGGTCGATCCTGAATATTTGGATGTTGTTACTGTCCTTGTTAGCGACCAGAAGGTATTTGCCATTGGGTGTAATAATGAAATTTCTCGGGTGTATTCCTGTAGGTTGATAACCGGCAAAAGTGAGGGTGCCGTCTGAAGGATGGATACTGAAAATAGCGATGCCGTCAGATTTCAACCGGTTTGATGCGTAAAGGAATCTTCCGTCCGGAGAGATATGGATATCTGCACTTCCTTTACTTCCGACTCCCGCAGTGGTGTCGGAAGCGATATATTGGATCGCATTTAAGTCACCGTTGTCATACCGGAAAGCAGTTACTTTTCCGGATAACTCATTGATCAGGTATGCATAATTCCCGTTGGGGTGAAATGTCAGGTGCCGTGGTCCTGATCCCGGTTCCACCTGAAATGAATCAGGATCCCCCGGAGATAGGAAAGGACTGTTTTGGCTTACATTAAATTTGTGTACCTGATCACTTCCCAGATCTTCTGCATAAAGGAATTTTTCATCAGGGGAAAAAACAACGCAATGGAGATGGGGATGCTCCTGCCGGTTTTTATCCGGTCCATTGCCTTCAAAAGTAAGCAACCGGACCACCGGATCCAGGTATCCGTCATTTCTCAGGGGAAAAATACTGACCGTTCCACTGGCATAATTTGCAGTAACCACAAAATTAGCGTTACGGTCGGTGTTGATATAGCAGGGACCTGCCGCATTGGTAGGTTGGGTATTCAATAAATTCAATTTTCCTGTTTCCTTATTAAAAGAGAAGGCATTGGCTATTGCTTTCTTCTCTTCATCCAGGCCTACGGAGTATACAAATCTTTCATCGGAAGAAACCACCAGGTAGGACGGTTTAATGGCCTTTTCCTGACTGGTATATGTTGCAGTTCCTTTTTCCTGATCGAACCGGTAGACATAAATTCCCGTGTTGTTTTCGGTACTATAGGTTCCTGCGAGAAGATAGAGCTCGTTTTTGTTTTGTTCCATGGTTTCGTGTGTTTTTCTTCCCCTTTGTGTACATGAAAGAATACTGCCCAGAACGAGCAAACAAAGAAAAAGATGGCGTTTCATTGTTAATGGATCAGGTTAAGTACCTTGGCAATGATGGCCTGCCGTACAAAAACGCCGTTCAGTGCCTGGGTAAAATAATATGCCTTCGGGTTATTGTCTACATCCACGTCTATTTCGTTAACACGGGGCAGTGGATGAAGTACCCGTACATTAGACCTGGTATTTTCAAGTAAAGCATTGTTCAGCACATAGGCATTTTTGTTTTTTTCATATTCGATCGGATCGGAAAAACGTTCTTTTTGCACACGTGTCATATAGATAATATCCGCTTCATGGATAATATCGCTGACT
The sequence above is drawn from the Bacteroidales bacterium genome and encodes:
- a CDS encoding lactonase family protein; this translates as MKRHLFLCLLVLGSILSCTQRGRKTHETMEQNKNELYLLAGTYSTENNTGIYVYRFDQEKGTATYTSQEKAIKPSYLVVSSDERFVYSVGLDEEKKAIANAFSFNKETGKLNLLNTQPTNAAGPCYINTDRNANFVVTANYASGTVSIFPLRNDGYLDPVVRLLTFEGNGPDKNRQEHPHLHCVVFSPDEKFLYAEDLGSDQVHKFNVSQNSPFLSPGDPDSFQVEPGSGPRHLTFHPNGNYAYLINELSGKVTAFRYDNGDLNAIQYIASDTTAGVGSKGSADIHISPDGRFLYASNRLKSDGIAIFSIHPSDGTLTFAGYQPTGIHPRNFIITPNGKYLLVANKDSNNIQIFRIDPQTGLLTDTGNEINNIDQPVCLKFIQSS
- a CDS encoding aspartate carbamoyltransferase encodes the protein VSDIIHEADIIYMTRVQKERFSDPIEYEKNKNAYVLNNALLENTRSNVRVLHPLPRVNEIDVDVDNNPKAYYFTQALNGVFVRQAIIAKVLNLIH